One window of Catonella massiliensis genomic DNA carries:
- the dxr gene encoding 1-deoxy-D-xylulose-5-phosphate reductoisomerase, producing MKRISILGSTGSIGTQTLDIVRLNEDLKVTVLTANKNINLIFTQILEFCPEFVCIFDIIEAGKLKDMLKVAIAEKKLSKMPEIVTGVEGLIEAAAYENSDIVVTAVVGMIGIRPTIAAINAGKDIALANKETLVCAGHIIIKLARDKGVNIYPVDSEHSAIFQCLQGKADNRIRRLLLTASGGPFLHTPKEELKDVTLERALKHPNWSMGAKVTIDSSTMVNKGLEVCEARWLFDTEPDKIEVVIQPQSIVHSAVEFEDGSVIAQLGVPDMKLPISYALTYPHRRFVSDNYLDLFAISKLDFIKPDLEKFKGLSLAFMAITEGGSLPTVFNAANEVAVALFIQKKIRYLDIVNIIEENLNKHIKIEDPSVDDIERIQGEILLGVKSSM from the coding sequence ATGAAAAGAATATCTATTTTAGGTTCCACAGGCTCTATTGGGACTCAGACGCTTGACATAGTAAGGCTTAATGAAGATTTGAAGGTAACTGTACTTACCGCGAATAAAAACATTAATCTAATTTTCACACAAATTTTAGAATTTTGCCCTGAATTTGTCTGCATTTTTGATATAATAGAAGCAGGCAAACTTAAAGATATGCTTAAGGTTGCTATCGCTGAAAAAAAACTAAGTAAAATGCCTGAGATAGTAACGGGAGTAGAGGGGCTGATTGAAGCGGCTGCTTACGAGAACTCTGATATAGTTGTTACAGCTGTTGTAGGCATGATAGGTATTAGACCTACGATAGCAGCTATAAATGCTGGAAAGGATATAGCCCTTGCCAACAAAGAGACTCTCGTTTGTGCAGGCCATATCATAATAAAGCTTGCCAGGGATAAAGGGGTTAATATCTATCCTGTGGACAGTGAACACAGTGCTATATTCCAGTGTTTACAAGGAAAGGCAGATAATAGGATAAGAAGACTCCTGCTTACAGCCTCAGGTGGCCCATTTTTACATACTCCTAAGGAAGAGTTAAAGGATGTGACTCTTGAGAGGGCTTTGAAGCATCCTAACTGGTCGATGGGAGCAAAGGTGACAATTGACTCATCAACCATGGTGAATAAAGGGCTTGAGGTCTGTGAGGCAAGATGGCTGTTTGATACTGAGCCTGACAAAATAGAGGTGGTTATTCAGCCTCAAAGCATAGTACACTCAGCAGTAGAATTTGAGGATGGCAGCGTAATAGCTCAGCTTGGAGTCCCTGACATGAAGCTTCCCATATCCTATGCACTTACTTATCCTCATAGAAGATTTGTATCAGACAATTACCTTGACCTTTTTGCCATATCAAAGCTTGACTTTATTAAGCCTGATTTGGAGAAGTTTAAGGGCTTAAGCCTTGCCTTTATGGCTATTACCGAGGGAGGAAGCCTCCCTACTGTCTTTAATGCGGCCAATGAGGTGGCTGTGGCATTATTTATACAGAAAAAAATCAGATATTTAGATATCGTTAATATCATAGAAGAAAACTTAAATAAACACATAAAGATAGAAGATCCTAGCGTGGATGACATAGAAAGAATCCAAGGCGAGATTCTTCTTGGTGTAAAAAGCAGTATGTAA
- a CDS encoding phosphatidate cytidylyltransferase — MFLTRLISGILLLVFTFVTMYFGGQLLLVALFLISLIGLYELYKVMKFEDTTLAAVGYLGAFAWYINIDTRPNAIIDFKVPELMIFSIVVVAALLVFVVKYPKYTANQLFSTIFGIFYIPVMISFIFKTRETIAFGQWLAWMAYVSSWGSDTCAYVVGRLFGKHKLAPVLSPKKSVEGAIGGVLGSALIGVIFGLIMSNYTGKSENLIVIFAVIGGLGSVISQIGDLAASGIKRNYDIKDYGHLIPGHGGILDRYDSMIITAPIVYFLSLYLVGRI; from the coding sequence ATGTTTCTGACTAGACTTATAAGTGGAATTCTGCTTTTAGTATTTACATTTGTGACTATGTATTTTGGTGGGCAGTTATTGCTTGTTGCCTTATTTTTGATATCATTGATTGGTTTATATGAGCTATATAAGGTTATGAAATTTGAAGATACTACACTTGCTGCAGTAGGATACTTAGGCGCATTTGCGTGGTATATAAATATTGATACAAGACCAAATGCTATAATTGATTTTAAGGTGCCTGAGCTTATGATATTTTCAATTGTGGTTGTGGCGGCACTTTTGGTCTTCGTAGTAAAATATCCTAAATATACTGCAAACCAGCTATTTAGTACGATTTTTGGTATATTTTATATACCTGTTATGATATCTTTTATATTTAAGACCCGTGAGACCATAGCATTTGGACAGTGGCTTGCATGGATGGCATATGTAAGCTCCTGGGGCTCTGATACCTGTGCATATGTTGTTGGAAGACTCTTTGGTAAACATAAGCTGGCACCGGTACTAAGTCCTAAAAAGTCGGTGGAAGGCGCAATTGGTGGAGTTCTAGGTTCTGCACTTATAGGCGTTATATTTGGACTTATTATGAGTAATTATACAGGAAAATCAGAAAACCTTATTGTGATATTTGCAGTAATTGGAGGACTGGGCTCTGTTATCTCTCAGATAGGTGACCTGGCTGCATCAGGAATTAAGAGAAATTATGATATCAAGGACTATGGACATTTAATACCGGGACATGGTGGCATTCTTGACAGATACGACAGTATGATAATCACTGCACCCATAGTTTATTTTCTCTCACTTTACCTGGTAGGAAGGATATAA
- the frr gene encoding ribosome recycling factor: MSEATKMYEDKMNKTLNNLSEEYITIRAGRANPHILDKIKVDYYGQPSPIQSVANISVPEARIIQIQPWEASLIKAIEKEINMANLGVIPNNDGKSIRLVFPELTEDRRKELSKDIKKKAENAKIAIRNIRRDAVDHFKKQEKANEITEDDLKGLEDEIQKITDKFSDEIDKMTEDKIKEIMTV; the protein is encoded by the coding sequence ATGTCAGAAGCAACAAAAATGTATGAAGACAAGATGAATAAAACGCTTAATAATCTTAGTGAAGAGTACATTACTATAAGAGCGGGGAGAGCAAATCCTCATATTCTTGATAAGATAAAGGTTGATTATTATGGACAGCCATCACCTATACAGTCGGTTGCCAACATTTCAGTTCCTGAGGCGAGAATCATCCAGATTCAACCTTGGGAAGCAAGTCTTATCAAGGCTATTGAGAAAGAGATTAATATGGCAAACCTTGGTGTAATTCCTAATAATGACGGTAAGTCTATAAGGCTTGTTTTTCCTGAGCTCACAGAGGATAGACGTAAAGAGCTGTCTAAGGATATCAAGAAAAAGGCTGAAAATGCCAAGATAGCCATAAGAAATATAAGAAGAGATGCTGTCGATCACTTCAAAAAGCAGGAAAAGGCTAACGAGATTACAGAGGATGATCTTAAAGGCCTTGAAGATGAGATTCAGAAGATAACAGATAAATTTTCTGATGAAATCGACAAGATGACAGAAGATAAGATAAAGGAAATAATGACAGTATAA
- the rseP gene encoding RIP metalloprotease RseP, with protein sequence MNIVWAILIFSLVVIIHEFGHYFFARLGGIKVNEFSLGMGPRLFSFDAAGTKWSVKLLPIGGSCMMEGEDESSDDEGAFANKSVWVRIWTVFGGPLFNFILAFLLSLFVIGSIGVDKSNIVSVTKGYPAEEAGLKAGDVITKINGTSINIGREVSSYFVFHPLSNEDVKIEVKRGDEKLDFTVKPQEKEKFYMGFTYSPGDGEAAIDSLTDDSALKAAGAVAGDVITAVDGTVIKSGTELNNYFVSSPLDGKEVKITLKKADTGNTEEITVTPKSAGSSYTLGLVSNTAREKLGIGGTLYYSLNETKYVVVTTIESLKMMVTGRVKPKEIAGPVGIVNMIGNSYEQSKNDGIMVILISMASISILISANLGVMNLLPIPALDGGRLVFLIIEAVRGKPVDPDKEGRVHFVGFVLLMLLMVAVLFNDILRIIG encoded by the coding sequence TTGAACATAGTTTGGGCTATTTTAATATTTTCATTAGTAGTAATTATTCATGAATTTGGACATTACTTTTTTGCAAGACTTGGAGGAATCAAGGTAAATGAGTTCTCACTTGGTATGGGACCAAGGCTTTTCTCCTTTGATGCAGCAGGGACAAAGTGGTCTGTGAAGCTACTGCCAATTGGCGGTTCCTGTATGATGGAAGGTGAGGATGAGTCAAGTGATGATGAAGGTGCCTTTGCCAATAAGTCTGTGTGGGTAAGGATATGGACGGTTTTCGGAGGACCATTATTTAACTTCATCCTTGCATTTTTACTTTCCCTCTTTGTAATCGGCTCGATAGGAGTAGACAAAAGTAATATTGTTAGCGTAACAAAGGGCTATCCCGCTGAAGAGGCAGGACTTAAGGCAGGAGATGTCATTACTAAGATAAACGGAACTTCCATAAATATCGGAAGGGAGGTTTCAAGCTACTTTGTATTTCATCCACTATCTAATGAGGACGTGAAGATAGAGGTAAAAAGAGGAGATGAAAAACTTGATTTTACTGTAAAGCCTCAGGAAAAAGAAAAGTTTTACATGGGATTTACCTATTCTCCGGGAGATGGTGAGGCAGCCATTGACAGCCTTACAGATGACAGTGCACTAAAGGCTGCAGGCGCAGTCGCAGGTGATGTCATCACTGCTGTAGACGGAACTGTCATCAAGTCAGGAACTGAACTTAATAACTATTTCGTTTCTTCTCCTTTAGACGGAAAAGAAGTAAAGATTACACTTAAGAAGGCTGATACAGGAAATACAGAGGAGATAACAGTAACTCCTAAAAGTGCAGGTTCTTCTTATACCTTGGGACTTGTAAGCAATACTGCAAGAGAAAAGCTAGGAATAGGCGGTACCCTATATTACTCATTGAACGAGACCAAATATGTGGTGGTTACAACCATCGAATCTCTTAAAATGATGGTTACAGGAAGAGTAAAGCCTAAAGAAATAGCGGGTCCTGTCGGTATAGTAAATATGATTGGCAATTCCTACGAGCAGAGTAAGAATGATGGTATTATGGTCATCCTCATTAGTATGGCAAGCATAAGTATACTTATATCAGCCAACCTTGGAGTTATGAATCTACTTCCTATCCCTGCTTTAGACGGTGGACGACTTGTATTCCTCATAATAGAAGCAGTAAGAGGCAAGCCTGTTGACCCGGACAAGGAGGGAAGAGTACACTTTGTTGGCTTTGTTCTCCTTATGTTGCTTATGGTAGCAGTATTGTTCAATGATATTTTGAGAATTATAGGATAA
- a CDS encoding isoprenyl transferase, which produces MGEKEKIPRHVAIILDGNGRWAKKRSLPRTFGHLKGCDNVEPVCKAAFNLGIKYVTMYAFSTENWKRPQDEVDELMKLLAKYMKDAMKLSVKNNMRVRIIGDKSRLSDELNSLIAKLEDISKDFTGLQLQIAVNYGGRDDIRRAFKNILISAEKEGLTYQEVIEKLSEDTISDNLDTADIPDPDLMIRTSGEQRLSNYLIWQLAYAEYFFTDTLWPDFGKKDLEEAIEFYSGRDRRFGGIKKG; this is translated from the coding sequence ATGGGTGAAAAAGAGAAGATTCCTAGGCATGTGGCCATTATACTTGACGGTAATGGAAGATGGGCAAAGAAACGCAGCTTACCTAGAACCTTTGGCCATCTTAAAGGCTGTGACAATGTAGAGCCTGTATGTAAGGCTGCATTTAATCTGGGCATTAAATATGTTACTATGTATGCTTTTTCAACTGAAAACTGGAAGCGTCCACAGGATGAGGTTGATGAACTTATGAAGCTGCTTGCAAAATATATGAAGGATGCAATGAAGCTCTCTGTAAAAAACAATATGAGAGTTAGGATAATAGGCGATAAATCAAGGCTTTCAGATGAACTTAACTCACTGATAGCTAAGCTTGAAGATATATCTAAGGATTTTACAGGCTTACAGCTTCAGATTGCCGTTAACTATGGCGGTAGAGACGATATTAGAAGAGCTTTTAAGAATATACTTATATCTGCTGAAAAAGAAGGCTTGACTTATCAAGAAGTTATAGAAAAACTGTCTGAGGATACCATAAGCGATAACCTGGATACTGCGGATATTCCTGATCCTGATCTTATGATTAGAACGAGTGGGGAGCAGAGATTGTCTAACTATCTTATTTGGCAGCTTGCTTATGCTGAGTATTTTTTTACAGATACTCTTTGGCCTGATTTTGGGAAAAAAGATTTAGAAGAAGCCATTGAATTCTACAGTGGTAGAGACAGAAGATTTGGCGGTATTAAGAAAGGATGA